One window of Flavobacteriales bacterium genomic DNA carries:
- the rpsC gene encoding 30S ribosomal protein S3: protein MGQKANPIGQRLGLIKGWDSNWYGGDNYADKLVEDEKIRQYLMARLKKASVSRIIIERTLKLVTVTINTARPGVIIGRGGSEVDKLREELKKFTGKDVQINIFEIKRPELDARLVADSIARQLEGRISFRRAMKMSVASTMRMGAEGIKVQVSGRLNGAEIARTEKYREGRVPLHTLRADIDFAITEAHTKMGRIGVKCWIMRGEVYGKRDLSPNQGQVKGPGGMRMGPGNDRRGGERRGPGGPGGGERRGGGGERRGPGGPGGERRGPGGPGGERRGPGGNRGGNRPNN, encoded by the coding sequence ATGGGACAAAAAGCAAACCCGATCGGCCAACGCCTGGGCCTCATCAAGGGCTGGGACAGCAACTGGTACGGCGGCGATAATTACGCCGATAAACTGGTGGAGGACGAGAAGATCCGTCAATACCTCATGGCCCGCTTGAAAAAGGCGAGCGTCTCCCGCATCATCATCGAGCGCACCTTGAAGCTGGTGACCGTGACGATCAACACGGCACGCCCTGGTGTCATCATCGGTCGTGGCGGTTCCGAGGTGGACAAGTTGCGCGAGGAGCTGAAGAAGTTCACCGGCAAGGACGTCCAGATCAACATTTTCGAGATCAAGCGCCCCGAGCTCGACGCCCGTTTGGTGGCCGACAGCATCGCCCGCCAATTGGAGGGCCGCATCAGCTTCCGTCGCGCCATGAAGATGAGCGTGGCCAGCACGATGCGCATGGGCGCTGAAGGCATCAAAGTGCAGGTGAGCGGCCGCTTGAACGGCGCCGAGATCGCCCGTACCGAGAAATACCGCGAAGGCCGTGTGCCGTTGCACACCCTGCGTGCCGACATCGACTTCGCCATCACCGAGGCGCACACCAAGATGGGACGCATCGGGGTGAAGTGCTGGATCATGCGTGGCGAGGTCTACGGCAAGCGTGACCTGAGCCCGAACCAAGGACAAGTGAAAGGACCCGGCGGCATGCGCATGGGCCCTGGCAACGATCGTCGCGGTGGTGAACGTCGTGGCCCAGGAGGTCCCGGTGGAGGAGAGCGTCGTGGAGGTGGTGGTGAGCGTCGTGGCCCAGGTGGTCCCGGCGGTGAGCGTCGCGGCCCTGGTGGTCCCGGCGGCGAGCGTCGCGGCCCAGGTGGAAATCGTGGAGGTAATCGTCCTAACAACTAA
- the rplP gene encoding 50S ribosomal protein L16 — MLQPKRSRRRNMHKGRMKGESQRGHRVALGSFGLKAMESVWLTGRQIESARVALTRHMKREGQVWIKVFPDKPVTSKPAEVRMGKGKGALDHWVAVTRAGKIIFEIDGVPVETAKEALRLAAQKLPIRTKFVTREDFDGQ; from the coding sequence ATGTTGCAACCTAAGCGCAGTCGGCGCCGCAATATGCACAAGGGCCGCATGAAGGGCGAGTCCCAACGCGGTCACCGCGTGGCACTCGGATCCTTCGGCCTCAAAGCGATGGAGAGCGTATGGCTCACCGGACGCCAGATCGAATCCGCCCGTGTGGCCCTGACCCGCCACATGAAGCGTGAAGGGCAAGTGTGGATCAAGGTCTTCCCGGACAAGCCGGTGACCAGCAAGCCCGCAGAGGTTCGGATGGGTAAGGGCAAAGGCGCATTGGACCACTGGGTGGCCGTGACGCGTGCCGGGAAGATCATCTTCGAGATCGACGGCGTGCCCGTTGAGACCGCGAAGGAGGCTCTCCGCCTGGCTGCCCAAAAGCTGCCGATCCGCACGAAGTTCGTGACGCGTGAAGATTTTGACGGTCAATAA
- the rpmC gene encoding 50S ribosomal protein L29, protein MKKKKQELKDLTPLELQDKLQTEQDALGKLRFNHAVSPVESPAQLRATRKSVARILTEMRRREIANTAQA, encoded by the coding sequence ATGAAGAAGAAAAAACAGGAATTGAAGGACCTTACGCCGCTGGAACTGCAGGATAAGCTGCAGACCGAGCAGGACGCTTTGGGCAAGCTGCGCTTCAACCATGCGGTAAGCCCCGTGGAAAGCCCGGCCCAACTGCGCGCAACTCGCAAGAGCGTTGCCAGGATCCTTACCGAGATGCGCCGTCGCGAGATCGCCAACACCGCCCAAGCATGA
- the rpsQ gene encoding 30S ribosomal protein S17: MSTESTETTTAQEAGTRNLRKERVGIVTSDKMNKSITVTVERRVMHPKYGKFVKLSSKFMAHDEKGDAHVGDTVRIAETRPMSKLKRWRLVEVVERAK; encoded by the coding sequence ATGAGCACCGAAAGCACAGAGACCACCACGGCCCAGGAGGCCGGCACCCGGAACCTCCGGAAGGAGCGTGTGGGCATCGTCACCAGTGACAAGATGAACAAGAGCATCACCGTCACCGTGGAGCGTCGCGTTATGCACCCGAAGTACGGGAAGTTCGTGAAGCTCTCCAGCAAGTTCATGGCGCACGACGAAAAGGGTGATGCACACGTGGGCGACACCGTCCGCATCGCCGAGACGCGCCCGATGAGCAAATTGAAGCGCTGGCGTTTGGTGGAAGTGGTTGAACGAGCCAAGTAA
- the rplN gene encoding 50S ribosomal protein L14, translated as MIQQESRLSVADNSGAREVLVIRVLGGTARRYARIGDTVVVTIKNALPNSGAKKGTVSKAVVVRTRKETRRKDGSYIRFDDNAVVLLDAGGEMRGTRIFGPVARELREKKFMKIISLAPEVL; from the coding sequence ATGATCCAACAGGAATCCCGGCTTTCAGTGGCCGATAATAGCGGAGCCCGCGAAGTGCTCGTGATCCGCGTGCTTGGCGGCACCGCGCGCCGCTATGCCCGCATCGGGGACACCGTGGTGGTCACCATCAAGAACGCGCTGCCGAACAGCGGTGCCAAGAAGGGGACCGTGAGCAAGGCCGTGGTGGTGCGCACCCGTAAGGAGACGCGCCGCAAGGACGGCAGCTACATCCGCTTCGATGACAACGCGGTAGTGCTGCTGGACGCCGGCGGCGAAATGCGGGGCACCCGCATCTTCGGCCCCGTGGCCCGCGAGCTGCGCGAGAAGAAGTTCATGAAGATCATCTCACTGGCACCGGAAGTACTCTAG
- the rplX gene encoding 50S ribosomal protein L24 has protein sequence MQQKTHIKKGDMVKVLAGEDRAKQGRVLDVDRSHGTALVEGLRINKKHSKPTTATPQGGIVEKEGPIHISNLMLIDAKTGEPGRVGRKEGKDGKLERFVKVKNKKTAKK, from the coding sequence ATGCAACAGAAGACACACATCAAGAAAGGCGACATGGTAAAGGTGCTCGCCGGCGAGGACCGCGCCAAGCAGGGCCGCGTGCTCGATGTTGACCGCAGCCACGGCACCGCGCTGGTGGAAGGCCTGCGCATCAATAAAAAGCACAGCAAGCCCACCACGGCCACTCCCCAGGGAGGCATCGTGGAGAAGGAGGGGCCCATCCACATCAGCAACCTGATGCTGATCGACGCGAAGACCGGTGAGCCGGGTCGCGTAGGCCGTAAGGAAGGAAAGGACGGGAAGCTGGAACGCTTCGTGAAAGTGAAGAACAAGAAAACCGCGAAGAAGTGA
- the rplE gene encoding 50S ribosomal protein L5 has product MSTYAPRLRAKYKNEVVPGLLKEFNYKSPMQVPRIVKIAVNQGLGIAVGDKKIVDNAVEEMTLITGQRAQATISRKDISNFKLRKGMPIGARVTLRGAKMYDFLDRLIAVALPRTRDFRGVKASGFDGRGNFTFGVKEQIIFPEIDIDKTPRIQGMDITIVTTAKTDAEAKALMAAFGFPFTK; this is encoded by the coding sequence ATGAGCACTTACGCACCCCGCCTCCGGGCGAAGTACAAGAATGAGGTCGTTCCCGGCCTGCTGAAGGAGTTCAACTACAAGAGCCCCATGCAGGTGCCGCGCATCGTTAAGATCGCGGTGAACCAAGGTCTTGGGATCGCCGTTGGTGACAAGAAGATCGTGGACAATGCCGTGGAGGAGATGACCCTGATCACCGGTCAGCGTGCCCAAGCGACGATCTCGCGCAAGGACATCAGCAACTTCAAACTTCGTAAGGGCATGCCTATCGGGGCACGCGTCACCTTGCGCGGTGCGAAAATGTACGACTTCCTGGACCGGTTGATCGCGGTGGCCCTTCCCCGGACACGTGACTTCCGCGGGGTGAAGGCCTCCGGCTTCGACGGTCGCGGCAACTTCACCTTCGGCGTGAAGGAGCAGATCATCTTCCCGGAGATCGACATCGACAAGACCCCCAGGATCCAAGGCATGGACATCACCATAGTGACCACCGCGAAGACCGACGCGGAGGCCAAAGCCCTCATGGCAGCGTTCGGGTTCCCCTTCACCAAATAG
- the rpsN gene encoding 30S ribosomal protein S14, producing MAKESMKARERKRAKMVEKYAAKRAALKAAGDWDGLQKLPANSSKVRMHNRCQLTGRPKGYIRLFGISRNVFRNMALDGKIPGVTKSSW from the coding sequence ATGGCAAAAGAATCAATGAAGGCCCGCGAGCGTAAGCGCGCCAAGATGGTGGAGAAGTACGCCGCCAAGCGTGCCGCGCTGAAAGCTGCGGGCGATTGGGACGGCTTGCAGAAGCTTCCCGCCAACAGCAGCAAAGTGCGCATGCACAATCGCTGTCAGCTTACCGGCCGTCCAAAGGGCTACATCCGGCTCTTCGGCATCAGCCGCAACGTGTTCCGCAACATGGCCTTGGACGGCAAGATCCCGGGCGTAACCAAGAGCAGCTGGTAA